One stretch of Ipomoea triloba cultivar NCNSP0323 chromosome 8, ASM357664v1 DNA includes these proteins:
- the LOC116026885 gene encoding bidirectional sugar transporter SWEET7-like codes for MGNLASLILRISPLPTIVQIWKKKSVEQYSAAPYLATFLNCGVWAFYGTPIVHPNSLPLLTVNGSGVAFAIVYLFAFLYCSDRKKRFKVALIVLAEVVFMATHAILVLTLAHNWKLRSAIVGSTAGACNILMYASPLAIMKLVITTKSVEYMPFSISLCSFVTGVCWTVYALLPIDPYILAPNGIGALAGLAQLVLYTKYYKSNKSVDKNSQVDMEVGMSEFDLSTHAKKSSSENSQVKKHPDLTLLSKGVSGLNSDEDIPLPTAEIPPDSPNSPESPPVILAQDSELDNTKTIPPPEPRRSTRVGITPTHLSDYASQNATRRTSPHDISNFMSYENLSQANKVFSANVLDAKKPKTYNEAIKKDCWI; via the exons ATGG gGAATCTGGCATCTTTGATCTTGAGAATCTCACCTTT GCCCACAATTGTGCAAATATGGAAGAAAAAATCAGTGGAGCAATACTCAGCAGCACCCTACCTTGCCACATTCCTCAATTGTGGCGTTTGGGCGTTTTATGGAACCCCCATTGTGCACCCAAATAGCCTCCCTTTGTTGACCGTTAATGGCTCAGGCGTAGCCTTTGCCATTGTCTACTTATTCGCATTTCTCTACTGCTCCGACAGAAAGAAGAGGTTTAAGGTAGCACTCATCGTCCTGGCCGAGGTTGTTTTCATGGCAACTCATGCCATTCTAGTACTCACTCTTGCCCATAATTGGAAACTTCGATCTGCCATTGTTGGTAGCACTGCAGGGGCGTGTAACATTCTGATGTACGCCTCTCCCTTGGCAATCATG AAATTGGTGATTACGACAAAGAGTGTAGAATACATGCCATTTTCCATTTCATTATGCTCGTTTGTGACTGGTGTTTGCTGGACTGTCTATGCGCTTCTTCCAATTGATCCATATATTCTG GCACCAAATGGTATAGGAGCTCTAGCCGGATTGGCACAATTAGTGTTGTacacaaaatattacaaatcTAACAAAAGTGTTGACAAGAATTCCCAGGTGGATATGGAAGTGGGCATGAGTGAGTTTGACTTATCTACCCACGCCAAGAAATCCAGCAGTGAG AATTCACAGGTCAAGAAGCATCCTGACTTGACTCTACTTTCTAAGGGTGTGTCAGGTTTGAACTCTGATGAAGACATTCCCTTGCCTACTGCTGAAATTCCACCTGACTCACCCAACTCACCTGAGAGCCCACCAGTTATTCTAGCTCAGGACAGTGAGCTTGACAATACAAAAACAATACCACCACCAGAGCCAAGGAGATCAACAAGAGTAGGAATCACACCTACCCATCTTAGTGATTATGCTTCTCAGAATGCTACTAGGAGAACATCTCCACATGACATATCTAATTTCATGTCCTATGAAAATCTATCACAAGCAAACAAAGTTTTTTCTGCAAATGTCTTGGATGCCAAAAAACCAAAGACTTACAATGAAGCCATCAAGAAAGACTGTTGGATATAA
- the LOC116026853 gene encoding bidirectional sugar transporter SWEET4-like, with protein sequence MLSMDTARTIVGIIGNFTALVLFLSPLPTIVKIWKKKSVEQFSAAPYLATFLNCGMWMLYAIPSVHPNSFLLMTINGAGITIDIVFLLVFLFFSDTKKRIRVALIVLAEVVFIAALAIMVLTLAHTWKLRSAIVGSIVVVCSMLMYASPLAIMKLVITTKSVEYMPFSISLCFFMNGLCWTIYALIQIDPYILVPNGMGALSGLVQLVLYAIYYKSNKIVEEKQVDMEVGFTKIGLSSNEG encoded by the exons ATGCTCTCCATGGATACTGCTCGTACAATTGTTGGCATAATTG gGAATTTTACAGCTCTGGTCTTGTTCTTATCACCCTT GCCCACAATTGTGAAGATATGGAAGAAAAAATCAGTGGAGCAATTCTCAGCAGCGCCCTACCTGGCCACATTCCTCAACTGTGGCATGTGGATGTTGTACGCAATCCCCAGTGTGCACCCTAACAGTTTCCTTCTGATGACCATCAATGGCGCAGGCATAACCATTGATATTGTGTTCTTATTGGTGtttctcttcttctccgacACAAAGAAGAGAATTAGGGTAGCTCTCATCGTCCTGGCCGAGGTTGTTTTCATTGCGGCTCTTGCTATTATGGTCCTTACTCTTGCCCATACTTGGAAACTTCGATCTGCCATTGTTGGTAGCATTGTAGTGGTGTGTAGCATGCTCATGTATGCTTCTCCCTTGGCAATCATG AAATTGGTGATCACCACAAAGAGCGTGGAATACATGCCGTTCTCCATTTCACTATGCTTCTTTATGAATGGTCTTTGCTGGACTATCTATGCCCTTATTCAAATTGACCCCTATATTCTG GTACCAAATGGTATGGGAGCTTTATCCGGATTGGTCCAATTAGTGTTGTACGCAATATACTATAAAtccaacaaaattgttgaagaGAAGCAGGTGGATATGGAAGTGGGCTTCACCAAGATTGGCTTATCCAGCAATGAGGGTTGA
- the LOC116026886 gene encoding bidirectional sugar transporter SWEET4-like has product MPKPTNQTYPVFLLVFLFFSDTKTRFRVALIVLAEVAFMAALAIMVLTLAHTWKLRSAIVGSIVVVCSILMYASPLAIMKLVITTKSVEYMPLSISLCFFANGLCWTVYAFIQFDPYILCQAGGLGFNCYILGYYLD; this is encoded by the exons atgcctaaacccaccaaccaaacatacCCTGTGTTCTTATTGGTGtttctcttcttctccgacACAAAGACGAGATTTAGAGTAGCTCTCATCGTCCTTGCCGAGGTTGCTTTCATGGCGGCTCTTGCTATTATGGTCCTTACTCTTGCCCATACTTGGAAGCTTCGATCTGCCATTGTTGGTAGCATTGTAGTGGTGTGTAGCATTCTCATGTATGCTTCTCCATTGGCAATCATG AAATTGGTGATCACCACAAAGAGTGTTGAATACATGCCGCTTTCCATTTCACTCTGCTTCTTTGCGAATGGTCTTTGCTGGACTGTCTATGCCTTTATTCAATTTGACCCCTATATACTG TGTCAAGCGGGTGGACTTGGGTTTAACTGCTATATCCTCGGTTACTATTTGGACTAG